The following coding sequences are from one Paenibacillus sp. FSL R5-0912 window:
- a CDS encoding DUF4430 domain-containing protein, translated as MFSLLKSRRSRLYPLLLLLLVLLLAGCSKAQPDSAGGGPVPPASSQAAQTPRPEGTAIPSAPADGMAASSSGAAPAGAAPGVTEQAPVTQAPVPAATAPAPGHTGAAAPAPAATGSAAAQAPAATGSAAAQSPAATAKPAVPAPAATAKPAAPAPAATATPAAQAPAATATPVNTVTLSITGDEEHGVILAPAAYEIEKNETALELLRRITRQHKIQMEYQGSKTFAYVEGIDNLYEYDHGAESGWMYKVNGEFPSKASGSWIMKPGDTVEWLYTLDLGKDIGAAAP; from the coding sequence ATGTTCAGTCTATTGAAATCAAGAAGGTCGAGGCTCTATCCGCTGCTCCTGCTCCTGCTTGTCCTGCTGCTCGCCGGCTGCTCCAAGGCGCAGCCGGATTCCGCAGGCGGCGGGCCTGTGCCGCCCGCCAGTTCCCAGGCCGCGCAGACGCCGCGGCCTGAGGGCACTGCCATACCCTCCGCCCCGGCGGACGGCATGGCAGCTTCCAGCTCCGGCGCAGCGCCAGCCGGAGCCGCCCCCGGCGTAACGGAGCAAGCTCCCGTTACGCAAGCCCCGGTGCCGGCTGCAACCGCGCCGGCGCCCGGCCACACCGGTGCCGCCGCGCCAGCCCCGGCGGCTACCGGCAGTGCCGCCGCGCAAGCCCCGGCGGCTACCGGCAGTGCCGCCGCACAATCCCCGGCGGCCACCGCCAAGCCAGCCGTGCCAGCCCCGGCGGCTACCGCCAAGCCAGCCGCGCCAGCCCCGGCGGCTACTGCCACGCCAGCCGCGCAAGCCCCGGCGGCTACCGCCACGCCGGTGAATACGGTGACTCTCTCCATTACTGGAGATGAGGAGCACGGCGTTATTCTGGCCCCGGCGGCTTATGAAATAGAGAAGAATGAGACTGCGCTGGAACTGCTGCGGCGGATTACCCGCCAGCACAAGATCCAGATGGAATATCAGGGCAGCAAAACCTTTGCCTATGTGGAGGGTATTGATAATCTGTACGAATATGATCACGGGGCAGAGAGCGGCTGGATGTATAAGGTGAACGGAGAATTTCCGTCCAAGGCTTCCGGCAGCTGGATTATGAAGCCCGGAGATACGGTTGAGTGGCTGTATACGCTTGATCTTGGCAAGGATATCGGGGCAGCGGCGCCATGA
- a CDS encoding vWA domain-containing protein has translation MQRKINLLLLLFSLLGGGVAFVLGELLLDRRPYDLPPIVLVGIYFAIAALCVLVGSVVAETISPKLNGQSWKLRYLGTSWKMLPLAVVLLFGIGTLTEFVYELNFGGIKPVKNVVMVIDDSGSMLESDPNNSRYEAARALVQQLDEDNKVAVVTFSHEASVVQPLISLSKAENREKVSEVISSLQTTEGGTNISGALTEAMNVINEDGADRGAMVILLSDGFSQFDTSTELNAFVDRGIAVNTIGLALEDPSGSNLLQDIASVTGGQYYDVTDANRLGEVFQQIYDRLGDRTLLTERSDRAADSPYYAVVRILALILIGTALGLGLGIIFDNRHLARSFSFGGALSGLAAGLILEFGLNGDTVTDPMIRLLALLVLVAILTLFTYVVPVGEGRLSRKGRAAGAAVTPADGFPPPRRNRGSKGF, from the coding sequence ATGCAGCGTAAAATCAATCTGCTTCTGCTCCTCTTCAGTCTGCTGGGCGGTGGCGTGGCCTTTGTGCTTGGCGAGCTGCTCCTGGACCGCAGGCCATATGACCTGCCGCCGATTGTTCTGGTGGGGATCTATTTTGCCATTGCCGCGCTCTGTGTCCTGGTGGGCAGTGTGGTTGCAGAGACGATCTCGCCCAAGCTGAATGGCCAGTCCTGGAAGCTCCGTTATCTCGGTACGTCATGGAAAATGCTTCCACTGGCTGTGGTGCTGCTGTTTGGCATAGGTACGCTGACCGAGTTCGTGTATGAACTGAACTTTGGCGGCATCAAGCCAGTCAAGAATGTCGTCATGGTCATCGATGATTCCGGCAGCATGCTGGAGAGTGATCCTAACAACAGCCGTTACGAAGCAGCCAGAGCACTGGTGCAGCAGTTGGATGAAGATAACAAGGTGGCTGTGGTTACCTTCAGCCATGAGGCTTCCGTAGTCCAGCCGCTGATCTCGCTCTCCAAAGCGGAGAACCGGGAGAAGGTGTCGGAAGTTATCAGCAGCCTGCAGACTACCGAAGGCGGAACGAATATCAGCGGTGCCCTTACAGAAGCGATGAATGTGATTAATGAAGACGGGGCGGACCGCGGAGCGATGGTCATTCTGTTATCCGACGGCTTCAGCCAGTTTGATACGTCAACGGAGCTGAATGCATTTGTGGATCGCGGCATTGCGGTCAATACCATCGGGCTTGCCCTGGAGGATCCGTCCGGCTCCAATCTGCTGCAGGATATCGCCAGTGTGACTGGCGGCCAGTATTATGATGTTACAGATGCGAACCGGCTTGGCGAGGTATTCCAGCAGATCTATGACCGTCTGGGCGACCGGACCCTGCTCACCGAGCGTAGCGATAGGGCAGCAGATAGTCCTTATTATGCTGTAGTGAGGATTCTTGCGTTGATCCTGATTGGTACCGCACTGGGCCTCGGTCTTGGCATTATATTCGATAACCGCCATCTGGCCCGCAGCTTCAGCTTCGGAGGCGCATTATCCGGGCTCGCTGCCGGACTGATTCTCGAATTCGGTCTTAACGGGGATACGGTTACAGACCCGATGATCCGCCTGCTGGCACTGCTGGTGCTCGTTGCTATTCTTACATTGTTTACGTATGTAGTACCTGTAGGGGAAGGACGCCTGTCCCGCAAAGGGAGAGCCGCCGGAGCTGCGGTCACACCTGCGGACGGCTTCCCTCCGCCGCGCCGGAATCGCGGCAGTAAGGGGTTCTGA
- a CDS encoding energy-coupling factor transporter transmembrane component T encodes MNSGFGSMHPAVALLYYAGLLLFALLGLHPLFLVTEIAGLLALLLLQGQGKALLRGLPFMLLMAVSVAVLNPLFSHRGAHILFYWLDQPITLEAVLYGLIMMTVLLTIFIWFMSYNYTVTTDKFMYLFAAAAPRTALLTLMALRFVPLFQRRLRQITLIQRLRGVDVRTGSLRKRMQDGMTLLKVLLTWSLEEALQTGDSMTARGYGVAKRSTYSIYKPDRQDKLLLLVLIVSGMIVLFLWLQGYGTLEIYPRMRSMDLSWQDAVMYGSFCLFVLLPAGLEGKEKWLWRSSKRNKYPSAILKKTETRSMSSRSQ; translated from the coding sequence ATGAACAGCGGCTTCGGGTCCATGCATCCTGCTGTAGCCCTGCTGTATTATGCCGGGCTGCTGCTGTTCGCCCTGCTGGGGCTTCATCCGTTGTTTCTGGTCACGGAAATAGCAGGTCTGCTGGCGTTGCTGCTGCTGCAGGGCCAGGGGAAGGCGCTGCTGCGCGGTCTGCCTTTTATGCTCCTGATGGCGGTATCGGTTGCAGTGCTGAATCCGCTGTTCTCGCACAGGGGGGCGCATATCCTCTTCTACTGGCTGGACCAGCCGATTACGCTGGAGGCTGTGCTGTACGGACTTATAATGATGACCGTACTGCTGACAATCTTCATCTGGTTCATGTCATACAATTACACGGTAACGACAGATAAATTCATGTACCTGTTCGCCGCAGCTGCGCCCAGAACGGCATTACTTACACTGATGGCGCTCCGGTTCGTCCCCTTATTCCAGCGGCGGCTGCGCCAGATTACCCTGATCCAGCGCCTGCGCGGGGTGGATGTCCGCACAGGAAGCCTGCGCAAGCGGATGCAAGACGGCATGACGCTGCTGAAGGTGCTGCTCACCTGGTCGCTGGAGGAAGCGCTGCAGACCGGAGATTCCATGACGGCCCGCGGCTACGGGGTTGCCAAACGCAGCACGTACAGTATATACAAGCCGGATCGGCAGGATAAGCTGCTTCTGCTGGTACTGATAGTCAGTGGAATGATTGTACTGTTCTTGTGGCTGCAGGGCTACGGTACGCTGGAGATTTATCCCCGGATGAGGAGTATGGATTTGAGCTGGCAGGATGCCGTGATGTACGGCAGCTTCTGTTTGTTCGTCCTGCTCCCTGCAGGTCTTGAAGGAAAGGAGAAATGGTTATGGAGATCCTCAAAGCGGAACAAGTATCCTTCCGCTATCCTGAAGAAGACAGAGACTCGCTCCATGAGCTCTCGTTCACAATAG
- a CDS encoding GAP1-N2 domain-containing protein encodes MNRFSGSMITQQMYTRERRGVYRATEGFDTVAKSESLDNNFVKKILHPFCLYDAPAELAARGEKEEELYPDALHLFHTESNETVIGLSRYLAADFTGQRSAFFAHNFVVPPIRSEEIVEGYGEWLHAGFARSYEGEPGGTLPELESIPAGGREESADPLTVLRSLGFTEELFKALLQAVMLSVAGKKKIYVALDVPISELSQRAVELTEVLYAALPPDFRRRLGVITYAKEPQSRKYIHLTFVEKGSLRPGDRSIEKDYIFDLTGARILNADFGESRQTYADLAWKTLGQKGGSLRDFARFADSLLLGESVDRKLSLALYNELAVFYEIEQGDEDLYTGNKNAVLGGLLSYLKPEGALESRVRLNDMFLERFDREYDLIRKKGVPAPEILEWFKEYYALPGHNYRVKIVDYFINGMLNCQSAGREDALAAAYGIIEGNDELSAAFFKRVLAQPIFRKALLEPYMESRLADAPKSADILRFVAHWGRFLPEALQQAFVRDTVKEYLLEKLQRDNDPVAAVASVHESVQKAEKERRRGGGVHPEALSLLQELGTVADRFLLNRISLDELTMEQLLEISFLRYRDTADWQPPLDAIAKRKANALRAAYRWFGEEKPDEEIFAGLSPRELDDVQLLGGRWLKESRSIEPFERLPLAFYHSSEREGGPLDYDALLELVARKAGNDKETVYRFLAWSQHNRLFTISSKKLWPNYRRAVLKYFLKNDREAFKNRDFRKSYSSAATPAMQNVYNEARSQLASPLARWVSRSRFQILISGSVLGIVLIIAIIAISWLRPDADTAAPQPTVSPVRGDIKNSDGQVQAPVSVRLVGSGVAGAGTGTGAENGGTEGTGNAGGGEGGGTEGAGNAGGGESGGTEGTGNAGGDASSEEAGVKLVFSFAAVADCSAFNPAEIIVMSGNNVADTYKVVATASSCLAAGVDGGSDEGAVGTDGGGDAAAGNSGGSGGAGAGNDGGSDEGAVGTDGGGDAAAGNSGGSDEAEASPAAGASGAGIPARVYEVTVELEPGAKLAADDMITAGIYTLKLQAQASPGSIPGSTPSTTPETTPGTDPTPSASPDTDAE; translated from the coding sequence GTGAACAGATTTTCAGGGTCCATGATCACCCAGCAGATGTATACCCGCGAGCGCCGCGGCGTTTACCGGGCGACAGAGGGATTCGATACGGTAGCGAAATCGGAGAGTCTCGACAATAATTTTGTCAAAAAAATCCTGCACCCCTTCTGCCTCTACGATGCTCCGGCTGAGCTCGCGGCACGGGGTGAGAAGGAGGAGGAGCTGTATCCTGACGCGCTGCATCTGTTCCATACGGAGAGCAATGAGACAGTGATTGGCCTCAGCCGCTATCTGGCGGCGGATTTCACGGGGCAGCGGAGCGCTTTTTTTGCCCATAATTTCGTGGTGCCACCTATCCGCTCGGAGGAGATTGTTGAGGGGTACGGGGAATGGCTGCATGCCGGCTTTGCGCGGAGTTATGAAGGGGAGCCGGGCGGAACACTGCCTGAACTGGAGTCCATTCCAGCGGGGGGCCGTGAAGAGTCTGCAGACCCGCTGACCGTGCTTCGCAGCCTCGGGTTCACCGAAGAGCTGTTCAAAGCCCTGCTGCAGGCGGTTATGCTGTCTGTAGCCGGCAAGAAGAAGATATATGTGGCGCTGGATGTACCGATCAGTGAGTTGTCGCAGCGTGCGGTGGAGCTGACGGAGGTTCTCTATGCTGCATTGCCGCCTGACTTCCGCCGCAGGCTGGGAGTGATCACTTATGCCAAAGAGCCGCAGAGCCGCAAATATATTCACCTGACCTTCGTAGAGAAGGGCTCGCTGCGCCCGGGGGACCGGAGTATTGAGAAGGATTATATTTTTGATCTGACAGGCGCGCGGATTCTGAATGCAGATTTCGGGGAGTCCCGGCAGACGTATGCAGACCTGGCCTGGAAGACGCTGGGGCAAAAGGGCGGGAGTCTCAGAGACTTCGCCAGATTCGCCGACTCCCTGCTGCTTGGGGAGAGTGTGGACCGCAAGCTGTCGCTGGCACTCTACAATGAGCTGGCTGTCTTTTATGAGATTGAGCAAGGCGATGAAGATTTATATACAGGGAACAAGAATGCTGTGCTCGGCGGCCTGCTGTCCTATCTGAAGCCGGAGGGGGCGCTGGAATCCCGGGTGCGTCTGAATGATATGTTCCTGGAGCGGTTCGACCGGGAGTATGATCTGATCCGCAAAAAAGGGGTACCGGCGCCGGAGATTCTGGAGTGGTTCAAGGAGTATTATGCACTGCCTGGCCATAATTACCGGGTCAAAATTGTGGATTACTTCATCAACGGGATGCTGAACTGCCAGTCGGCGGGACGTGAGGATGCGCTTGCTGCCGCTTACGGTATTATTGAGGGTAACGATGAGCTTAGTGCGGCCTTCTTCAAAAGAGTGCTGGCCCAGCCTATATTCCGCAAAGCGCTGCTGGAGCCTTATATGGAATCCCGGCTGGCTGACGCGCCGAAATCGGCGGATATTCTGCGGTTCGTGGCGCATTGGGGCCGTTTCCTTCCGGAGGCGCTTCAGCAGGCTTTCGTGCGCGATACCGTCAAGGAGTATCTGCTGGAGAAGCTGCAGCGGGACAATGATCCGGTGGCGGCGGTGGCATCGGTTCATGAGTCGGTGCAGAAGGCGGAGAAAGAACGCCGCAGAGGCGGCGGTGTGCATCCTGAAGCGCTGTCACTGCTGCAGGAGCTGGGAACCGTTGCTGACCGCTTCCTGCTGAACCGGATTTCGCTGGACGAGCTGACGATGGAGCAGCTGCTGGAGATTTCCTTCCTGCGCTACCGGGATACGGCGGACTGGCAGCCGCCGCTGGATGCAATCGCTAAGCGTAAAGCGAATGCGCTGCGCGCTGCCTACCGCTGGTTCGGGGAGGAGAAGCCGGACGAGGAGATCTTTGCCGGGCTGTCTCCCCGGGAGCTGGATGATGTACAGCTGCTCGGAGGACGCTGGCTGAAGGAGTCGCGGAGCATCGAGCCGTTCGAACGGCTGCCGCTGGCCTTCTACCACAGCAGTGAACGTGAGGGCGGTCCGCTTGATTACGATGCGCTGCTGGAGCTGGTGGCGCGCAAAGCGGGCAATGATAAGGAAACGGTCTACCGTTTCCTGGCCTGGTCGCAGCATAACCGGCTGTTCACCATCTCGAGCAAGAAGCTGTGGCCGAATTACCGGCGGGCGGTGCTGAAGTATTTCCTGAAGAACGACCGCGAGGCGTTCAAGAACCGCGATTTCCGCAAAAGCTATAGCTCGGCCGCAACGCCCGCCATGCAGAATGTCTACAATGAAGCCCGCTCCCAGCTGGCTTCGCCGCTGGCGCGGTGGGTCAGCCGCAGCCGATTTCAGATCCTGATCTCCGGCAGCGTGCTTGGGATCGTACTGATCATCGCCATCATCGCCATCAGCTGGCTGCGGCCGGATGCGGATACCGCTGCACCGCAGCCGACGGTGAGCCCGGTTCGGGGCGATATCAAGAATTCGGATGGGCAAGTTCAAGCCCCTGTCTCTGTACGGCTGGTTGGCAGCGGAGTGGCAGGTGCCGGGACGGGCACTGGGGCCGAAAACGGTGGAACAGAAGGTACCGGGAACGCTGGCGGGGGTGAAGGCGGCGGAACGGAAGGCGCCGGGAACGCAGGCGGGGGTGAAAGCGGCGGAACGGAAGGCACTGGGAATGCTGGCGGGGATGCAAGCAGCGAGGAAGCAGGCGTCAAGCTGGTGTTCAGCTTTGCCGCTGTGGCGGACTGCTCCGCCTTCAACCCGGCGGAGATCATTGTGATGTCCGGTAATAACGTTGCGGACACTTACAAGGTTGTAGCAACTGCGAGCAGTTGCCTGGCCGCCGGAGTTGACGGCGGCTCTGATGAGGGAGCCGTGGGGACTGACGGCGGAGGAGATGCAGCCGCTGGGAATAGCGGCGGCTCTGGTGGAGCGGGCGCCGGAAATGATGGCGGCTCTGATGAGGGAGCCGTAGGGACTGACGGCGGAGGAGATGCAGCCGCTGGGAATAGCGGCGGCTCTGATGAAGCCGAGGCCTCCCCGGCAGCGGGTGCATCGGGCGCAGGAATCCCTGCGCGCGTATATGAAGTGACGGTGGAGCTGGAGCCTGGCGCGAAGCTGGCCGCGGATGATATGATCACCGCCGGAATCTATACGCTGAAGCTACAGGCACAGGCTAGTCCGGGGAGCATTCCGGGAAGTACCCCGAGCACTACTCCGGAGACTACACCCGGCACCGACCCCACTCCTTCCGCCAGCCCGGACACGGATGCGGAATGA
- a CDS encoding transcription initiation factor TFIID encodes MIRDQALQYAEQYAAQEEAQHNKGDGRSSIHYPALFLFLGDKVTPAIGPVLERCERKWDNAGGVMALHAGSPSGSGSTQEKDGIKGWIGSGNSSVHERVLHMALPNMAGRDPRTVRRELYREFHEDSQYLAGMNRTLRQLSNSIADYGRLYSSFDVIHLSVVTRVDDPLNVLLPEVALLARAILSQSFKSVQTDLYALINEREQGDNFGYSSSVGLAFLRELDGMQAADYALSAPLLVTEEGLSIPVNHGPSALFDLVYLLSDKNERGLMSVHGMDDNYEIIAHISLLKNRVRPAADHASGHGGYNNMTFKSGIRGSTGRQGYASAGFSAVRRPNRQIALAVLYHALHYLAEKLRAGNSRSLKERQALLGLGADSLRSRAAELLPDESGLSEMTGLMSHGRPSYSELRALSLREAEELLFGEGGQAYFRSNFAEVSARRTAAIDPPREWAGVLAAEEQATPPVTFYQLAEWTAELAEGGGSVLHALRQHMGGLRSALLSAQEELERLYAESVERQPFQRVPLLDKRTVRNFIHYLFDTVYGKKYEILRLESELALCLRYDAALEQLHSDSRAKVLAMKALEEELQSLALTSIGRSKDTVDQNIMEYYRSVTEEVMKDIETRRGGNIFFSERFMGSLSELLRRGGDAVAERLIEICRRELLTAGLFTLPFEEELLRRANVAAAYENRDIVSKEELFKQLYRGLEEEAAMNVRLFEYTQEHRHEEKYFFGDSASEFLRYAFGADETTRIYRLGFVHEQRRSGVEKLNLMGGFHLEDLLYYRNGKVYYETYAGSGYALHGLAEEQLPEMR; translated from the coding sequence ATGATCAGAGATCAGGCCTTACAATATGCAGAGCAGTACGCTGCGCAGGAGGAAGCGCAGCATAACAAGGGGGATGGGCGCAGCAGCATCCATTACCCTGCTCTCTTTCTGTTCCTCGGCGACAAGGTGACCCCGGCCATCGGTCCGGTGCTGGAGCGCTGCGAGCGTAAATGGGACAATGCAGGCGGTGTCATGGCGCTGCACGCGGGTTCTCCCAGCGGCAGCGGCAGTACGCAGGAGAAGGATGGAATCAAGGGATGGATCGGCAGCGGTAACAGCAGCGTTCATGAACGCGTGTTGCACATGGCCCTGCCGAACATGGCGGGCCGTGATCCCCGGACGGTCCGGCGAGAGCTGTACCGTGAATTTCATGAGGACAGCCAGTACCTGGCCGGGATGAACCGGACGCTGCGCCAGTTAAGCAACAGCATAGCGGACTATGGACGACTGTATTCTTCGTTCGATGTCATCCATCTGTCGGTCGTTACGCGTGTTGATGACCCGCTGAATGTGCTGCTGCCTGAGGTTGCCCTGCTGGCCCGCGCCATCCTCAGCCAGTCGTTCAAGTCGGTGCAGACCGATCTGTATGCGCTGATCAACGAGCGGGAGCAAGGGGATAACTTTGGCTATTCCAGCTCGGTAGGGCTGGCTTTTCTGCGTGAGCTGGACGGGATGCAGGCGGCGGATTATGCCTTAAGCGCTCCGCTTCTGGTTACGGAGGAAGGGCTGTCGATCCCCGTGAACCATGGCCCTTCCGCATTGTTCGATCTGGTCTATCTGCTCTCCGACAAGAACGAGCGCGGACTGATGTCCGTCCACGGGATGGACGACAATTATGAGATTATTGCCCATATCAGCCTGCTGAAGAACCGTGTCCGGCCTGCGGCTGATCATGCTTCCGGGCACGGCGGCTACAATAATATGACCTTCAAAAGCGGCATCCGGGGCAGCACGGGCAGACAAGGCTATGCTTCGGCCGGTTTCTCGGCGGTACGCAGGCCGAACCGGCAGATTGCGCTGGCGGTGCTCTACCATGCCCTGCATTACCTGGCTGAGAAGCTGCGTGCCGGCAACAGCCGGAGCCTTAAGGAACGGCAGGCGCTGCTGGGACTCGGAGCGGATTCCCTGCGTTCCCGCGCGGCGGAGCTGCTGCCGGATGAGTCCGGTCTCTCGGAGATGACCGGGCTGATGAGCCATGGACGCCCGTCCTACTCGGAGCTCAGAGCGCTGTCGCTGCGCGAAGCTGAGGAGCTGCTCTTCGGCGAAGGCGGGCAGGCTTATTTCCGCAGCAACTTTGCGGAAGTGTCCGCAAGAAGGACTGCGGCCATCGATCCTCCCCGGGAGTGGGCCGGCGTTCTGGCCGCCGAGGAGCAGGCAACTCCGCCGGTGACTTTCTACCAGCTCGCAGAATGGACAGCTGAGCTGGCAGAGGGCGGAGGGAGTGTGCTCCATGCCCTGCGCCAGCATATGGGCGGACTGCGTTCGGCACTGCTCTCTGCGCAGGAGGAGCTGGAACGGCTCTATGCGGAGAGTGTAGAACGCCAGCCGTTCCAGCGGGTGCCGCTGCTGGATAAACGGACTGTGCGTAATTTCATTCATTATTTATTCGATACCGTATATGGTAAGAAATACGAGATTCTCCGGCTCGAAAGCGAGCTTGCCCTTTGCCTCCGCTATGATGCGGCGCTTGAACAGCTGCATTCGGACAGCAGAGCCAAGGTCCTGGCGATGAAAGCATTGGAGGAGGAGCTGCAGAGCCTGGCCCTCACCAGTATCGGTCGCAGCAAGGATACCGTGGATCAGAACATCATGGAGTATTACCGCAGCGTGACAGAAGAGGTCATGAAGGATATCGAGACGCGGCGGGGCGGGAATATCTTCTTCAGTGAACGGTTTATGGGCAGCCTCTCGGAGCTGCTGCGGCGCGGCGGCGATGCTGTAGCTGAGCGGCTAATTGAGATCTGCCGCCGGGAGCTGCTGACGGCGGGGCTGTTCACGCTTCCGTTCGAGGAGGAGCTGCTGCGGCGTGCCAATGTCGCGGCAGCCTATGAGAACCGGGACATTGTCTCCAAGGAGGAGCTGTTCAAGCAGCTCTACCGGGGTCTTGAGGAGGAGGCGGCAATGAATGTCCGCCTGTTTGAATATACACAGGAGCACCGGCATGAGGAGAAATACTTTTTCGGCGACAGTGCTTCCGAATTCCTGCGCTATGCCTTCGGTGCGGACGAGACGACCCGCATCTACCGGCTGGGCTTCGTGCATGAGCAGCGCAGGAGCGGGGTGGAGAAGCTGAATCTGATGGGCGGCTTCCACCTGGAGGATCTGCTCTATTACCGCAACGGCAAGGTATATTATGAGACCTATGCGGGCAGCGGCTATGCGCTGCATGGTCTTGCTGAGGAGCAATTGCCGGAAATGAGATGA
- a CDS encoding S-layer homology domain-containing protein, producing MKNNLSSKFIRLGLIVVMMFAVLGASVAPAGQAFAQSDTASAQLSLNAANTASAQPAGTAVNVAEAVYATSEFVLKAEVRSDWQAIGLAQAGYKVPDSYLKALESKVAAAKGVYARATDYARITLAVRALGGNPADVAGYNLIEKLYNNDKITGQTLNNAAYVLLALDSGTYTMPDNAKWTPAKLLAEILSKQNTDGGFTLTTGASDPDMTAMVLTVLAGHKDDPAANTAGQRAAAWLATAQDKNGGYGDSSESVAQAIIGLSSFGIDPAGAEYTANNVNLVSKLLSFSAAGGGFAHTAGGSYNQLSTEQALEALVAYKLFSTGSKLYDLSNSSVKSPQVSVSVAIEGPNGTLAEGTVYAGNVLQALEKAAAAKKVALVNEAGNYVTGIGGVTAGAFGGYDGWMYVVARGGAWIYPSVGMGDFLLAENDRVLVYYGGDNTQVVASVTVSPAQPQPGQDITVKVTQKQWVWNEATFTSDPVSSAAAGVQVSIGGKTAVTDAAGSAVVAGGLPANKYTITVTGYLKDSTPAVVRYSQPLTVASAAANRVAFTDVKSISPWALESVYTAYDRKLMDGVSESSLVFAPKQNITRAEFAALLLRLTGNEPSAASSTQSFSDVKADAWYYGAVNKAKELGMVSGVTGTAFKPDGPVTRQDMAVMIVRALKLDEASAAAGTGKFTDEDQISAYALTAVRTVTGLGIMSGTGGEFAPATAVTREMAAAVAVRLP from the coding sequence ATGAAGAACAATCTATCATCTAAGTTTATCCGGCTGGGTCTGATCGTTGTCATGATGTTCGCGGTTCTGGGGGCATCCGTGGCTCCGGCAGGACAGGCTTTTGCCCAGAGTGATACCGCATCAGCCCAGTTAAGCTTGAATGCCGCGAATACAGCCTCAGCTCAACCGGCAGGCACAGCAGTTAATGTAGCTGAGGCAGTCTATGCCACTTCGGAGTTTGTGCTGAAGGCCGAAGTCCGGTCCGACTGGCAGGCCATCGGCCTTGCGCAGGCGGGCTACAAGGTTCCGGATAGTTATTTAAAGGCGCTTGAGAGTAAAGTAGCCGCAGCCAAGGGTGTTTACGCCAGAGCTACGGACTATGCGCGGATTACGCTTGCGGTTAGAGCGCTTGGCGGGAATCCGGCGGATGTCGCAGGCTACAACCTGATTGAGAAGCTCTACAATAACGATAAAATTACCGGCCAGACGCTGAACAACGCAGCCTACGTACTGCTGGCGCTTGATTCCGGAACTTATACTATGCCTGACAATGCCAAATGGACGCCGGCGAAACTGCTGGCTGAGATCCTGTCCAAACAGAATACTGACGGAGGCTTCACCCTGACTACGGGGGCTAGTGATCCGGACATGACAGCGATGGTGCTTACGGTGCTGGCAGGACATAAGGATGATCCGGCAGCCAATACCGCGGGTCAGCGGGCGGCAGCCTGGCTGGCGACTGCACAGGACAAGAACGGCGGCTATGGTGACAGCAGCGAGAGTGTCGCTCAAGCCATTATTGGCCTGTCTTCCTTTGGGATTGACCCGGCAGGAGCGGAGTATACCGCAAACAATGTGAACCTTGTCAGTAAGCTCCTTAGCTTCAGTGCAGCAGGCGGCGGGTTCGCTCATACAGCGGGCGGAAGCTACAATCAGCTCTCGACAGAGCAGGCGCTGGAAGCATTGGTAGCTTACAAGCTTTTCAGCACAGGCAGCAAGCTCTATGATCTTAGCAATTCATCTGTGAAAAGTCCTCAGGTTAGTGTGTCTGTTGCCATTGAGGGCCCTAATGGAACCCTGGCAGAAGGCACTGTATATGCTGGAAATGTACTTCAAGCCCTGGAGAAGGCAGCGGCGGCGAAGAAGGTGGCCCTGGTCAATGAAGCGGGTAATTATGTGACGGGAATTGGCGGCGTGACTGCAGGTGCTTTTGGCGGCTATGACGGATGGATGTATGTTGTAGCGCGTGGTGGAGCATGGATTTATCCAAGTGTAGGCATGGGTGATTTCCTTCTTGCGGAGAATGACCGCGTGCTTGTCTATTATGGCGGGGATAATACACAGGTGGTAGCGTCCGTGACGGTCTCCCCTGCACAGCCGCAGCCTGGACAAGATATTACTGTAAAAGTAACTCAAAAGCAGTGGGTATGGAATGAAGCGACCTTCACTTCCGACCCGGTATCCTCAGCAGCCGCAGGGGTTCAGGTATCTATCGGCGGTAAAACTGCTGTTACGGATGCTGCGGGTTCAGCTGTTGTTGCCGGCGGCCTGCCAGCGAATAAATATACAATTACCGTTACCGGATATCTCAAGGACAGCACACCTGCGGTAGTCCGCTATTCGCAGCCGCTGACCGTGGCTTCTGCTGCGGCTAACCGTGTTGCTTTTACCGATGTGAAGTCAATCTCGCCTTGGGCGCTGGAGTCCGTGTATACGGCCTATGACCGCAAGCTGATGGACGGCGTCAGTGAGAGCAGCCTCGTGTTCGCACCGAAGCAGAATATTACCCGCGCTGAATTTGCGGCACTGCTGCTGAGATTGACTGGAAATGAGCCGTCTGCGGCATCGTCAACCCAGAGTTTCAGTGATGTTAAGGCGGATGCGTGGTATTATGGAGCAGTGAACAAAGCGAAGGAACTGGGAATGGTCAGCGGAGTAACAGGCACAGCCTTCAAACCGGACGGCCCCGTTACCCGCCAGGATATGGCTGTAATGATCGTGAGAGCCTTGAAGCTGGACGAAGCTTCGGCAGCAGCAGGAACCGGGAAATTCACCGATGAAGACCAGATCAGCGCCTATGCATTAACGGCGGTACGTACTGTAACCGGACTTGGAATTATGAGCGGTACCGGCGGCGAATTCGCTCCTGCCACTGCTGTAACCAGAGAAATGGCCGCTGCTGTAGCGGTTAGATTGCCTTAG